A stretch of Gallus gallus isolate bGalGal1 chromosome 2, bGalGal1.mat.broiler.GRCg7b, whole genome shotgun sequence DNA encodes these proteins:
- the LOC420486 gene encoding mycocerosic acid synthase-like, whose protein sequence is MKMETGDEIAIVGIACNFPGGEGIDNFWRVLEEGKNCTVEIPPERFNTEDWYDPDSNKPGKMYTTRAALLNEFNTFDNQLFGINSMEAESMDPQQKLLIECTYKALEDAGVPVEAISGTKTGVFVGLMNRDFEIIRSKAVSEINHYAGTGSAMSIAANRVSFTFNLTGPSLTIDTACSSFLFALHCALRAIKSGDCEAAICGGVNSIIDPCNFVSLSKAKMISPDGMSKPFSKKADGYGRGEGCGVVFLKPLEKAMEDHSKIWGVINISAVNQNGRSITPITRPSQIEQEKLLRSIYEGHVDPSVVQYIEAHGTGTAAGDPTEAESLGNVVCKNRPSRVPPLKIGSVKGNIGHTESAAGAAGLIKVLLMMHHGKIVPSLHYSKEMSSIDTEKLKLAIPTAVEPWEDSSEYGRVAGINCFGFGGTNAHVVVRQVKQPEPLPAFKRPLELVLLSAASAKSLQMTMADTAEQLSTRNCVTLPSLAYTSACRRSHANYRYRKAFVANSLQHLQQEVMLAASTDFAMSKVEPQLVFVFCGNGVTLKEFSEALLSSEPVFRDKCKEIEALFQKHAPISLLPARDRSSKELLDPELSQPMLFTLQVALASLLKYWGIKPVAAVGHSVGEVAAAHFAGYLSLADAVKVIYHRSRLQAKTARGRMLVVGNIPAQEIAERLHSYSGRVCIAAFNSPVSCTLSGNPDDVDLVQKDLAAAFSHRNIFLRVLNVPAAYHSPSMDVILGELEQSIEPLEEQKGDVEVISTLTGAAASAKDFTRGKFWAQHTREPVAFTQAIETAARNRENVVFVEISPHRALQRNIKETLGNVTKVFPSLQSDAEYQALFSLVGNLFELGYNPNWQHFYDGYQSIPVTIPRYQFDRKRAMPSLDTPQQANQSDVNSRHPLIYVIKNNNMEFGCLLSQDTTSYLYEHKNNGVALVPGAFYVELGLACVMSSSGPKMPLSACQMSIIFSAPCVLTQSSQVLNIKLSPQKAATAFEILSSSNAVYASGQVRKVPEAAVEESTISFQEVYHRCTSVISTEKVYEALSQIGFQYGSIFRQLRDVHYCQELKEAITSIKVNKETLGEMYSYCIHPVLLDCFMQMTAVMISSTQQSRAGFPSGIGSLVVLRPLEEEMMIYMRTSKSIGNCFEVCGCFMDKHGSVLAELKRVAITFMKAASSRDNEFMFENRWSEVSPSKMIGHVEAVPRVLVFADKFGIAEQLRKYLHPDSRYVMYEDWESLLEDHAGNQMKAEVEDYDEVLFLWGIQKVNEEFPSKVVDQLSKCCEAYRQVIVALREKSSHCSIRVISYRTTERNVDHVNCGFALHGMTRTCVVEVPEITFQIIDLSSSSSLDISALSDVLVKYRGKDYPEVYISQGRIYASEIKRTPFVDADYSQHVRSLRSSETFTLYTADPYAAKDLSAELSTSMATQLENQSVEIQVDKICIHSEDYFPISVSSRNFGNTLYWNSQAADKHRLLALDFSGTVTAVGTAVKKVKVGDHVVSCYPTAASSRIQVPGTVCLNVKKYPCFQTVPCVSYFIIAWEILNQRLPKGKHGRTLGIISTEPSSVLCRVLSAAAEGVGWKTVLARPAPDMLQYINACNALVILPPVGRLSQEDLAHMYCLKDVVIVHGHQQSECIQNVSGLDHENISFHILILSSIFQKASLKELPKAVRVWISSLDMKRFRHLPGTVFQQTETFERLQSAMCSFTCKSVPLAVLRKQKDVTVVSDIPLYESEKKIFKQNAVYVVAGGLTGLGFETVKFIAANGGGCIAILSRKIPSEEKQEEMKDLQLKHEGSKIVFVQCDITVTSDVEEAFQVIVKLFEGCPVKGVFQSAVVLHDGRLEVLKFADFQKVLSPKVAGTLNLHWATRGQQLDYFVCYSSVTSFLGNSTQANYAAANSFLDVFCLYRRNCGLSGQSINWGALNLGILLNQNQIQNILESKGIDILEVHEIHEYLKKSLLSNNPQQAVVKLNFKTLFNHVFSRILSLKNRFTSLMSEEFGSKLETTEKSQVQDTASVKSEDYITSLMADLTGLNPDELTMNTPLSSLGIDSMLAMTIQNRVFQERKVDIPLLKLLDPHTTLSSLVVVLGETTNAEGVVEKKMSAVANGEQEIRL, encoded by the exons GCCTTATGAATCGAGACTTTGAAATCATAAGAAGCAAAGCAGTAAGTGAAATAAATCATTATGCTGGTACAGGATCAGCAATGAGCATAGCTGCTAACAGGGTCTCCTTCACATTTAATCTGACTGGACCATCGCTGACAATTGACACTGCTtgttcatcatttctttttgctctgcactgtgccttGCGAGCAATTAAATCAG GAGACTGTGAGGCAGCTATTTGCGGTGGTGTGAACAGCATAATAGATCCCTGCAACTTTGTGTCTCTCAGTAAAGCAAAAATGATCTCTCCAGATGGAATGAGTAAACCCTTTTCCAAAAAGGCAGATGGCTATGGAAGGGGAGAAGGCTGTGGTGTTGTATTCCTCAAACCACTGGAAAAG GCAATGGAAGACCACAGCAAAATCTGGGGTGTTATAAACATCAGTGCAGTCAATCAGAATGGTAGGTCTATAACACCAATCACAAGGCCGTCCCAAATAGAGCAGGAGAAGTTACTGCGCAGCATTTATGAAGGTCACGTAGATCCCTCAGTTGTGCAGTACATTGAAGCCCACGGGACGGGAACTGCCGCTGGAGACCCCACGGAAGCTGAAAGCCTTGGTAACGTTGTTTGTAAAAACAGACCTTCACGAGTTCCCCCTCTGAAAATTGGTTCGGTGAAAGGAAATATTGGCCACACTGAatcagctgctggagcagcaggttTGATCAAAGTGCTTCTGATGATGCATCATGGGAAGATTGTTCCATCCTTGCACTACTCAAAGGAGATGAGCAGCATCGATACAGAGAAGTTAAAGCTTGCCATTCCCACCGCGGTTGAGCCCTGGGAAGATTCCAGTGAGTACGGCAGAGTAGCTGGCATCAACTGCTTTGGATTTGGAGGAACCAATGCCCATGTTGTAGTCAGGCAGGTTAAGCAGCCAGAGCCTCTTCCTGCCTTTAAGAGGCCGCTGGAATTAGTCCTGCTGTCCGCAGCGTCAGCTAAGTCCCTTCAGATGACAATGGCAGacacagctgagcagctgaGCACAAGAAACTGCGTAACTCTCCCAAGCCTGGCCTATACATCTGCCTGCAGAAGAAGCCATGCCAACTACAGGTACCGAAAAGCATTTGTGGCAAACTCTCTCCAACACCTGCAGCAAGAGGTTATGTTGGCAGCAAGCACTGACTTTGCCATGTCAAAGGTGGAGCCTCAACTGGTGTTTGTGTTCTGTGGCAACGGCGTAACACTGAAGGAGTTCAGTGAGGCACTGCTGAGCTCAGAGCCAGTGTTCAGAGACAAGTGTAAGGAAATAGAAGCACTCTTCCAGAAGCATGCTCCCATCAGCCTTCTGCCAGCAAGAGATCGCAGCTCGAAGGAGCTGCTGGATCCGGAACTCTCCCAGCCCATGCTTTTTACCCTGCAGGTTGCCTTAGCTTCTCTTCTGAAGTACTGGGGCATTAAGCCGGTCGCTGCAGTTGGCCATTCGGTGGGGGAAGTTGCCGCAGCACATTTTGCAGGGTACCTTTCCCTGGCAGATGCAGTCAAAGTGATATATCACcggagcaggctgcaggcaaAGACTGCCAGGGGCAGAATGCTGGTGGTTGGAAACATACCCGCTCAAGAGATTGCTGAACGTTTGCATTCCTACTCGGGAAGGGTGTGCATTGCAGCTTTCAACAGCCCAGTTTCCTGCACCTTGTCTGGAAATCCAGATGATGTGGACTTGGTCCAGAAAGATTTAGCAGCAGCTTTCAGCCACAGAAACATCTTTCTTCGTGTTTTAAATGTCCCAGCTGCCTACCACAGCCCTAGCATGGATGTGATACTTGGGGAGTTGGAGCAGAGCATAGAGCCTTTAGAAGAACAGAAGGGTGACGTTGAAGTAATTTCAACACTGACCGGGGCAGCTGCTTCTGCAAAGGACTTCACTCGCGGCAAATTCTGGGCCCAGCATACTCGTGAGCCGGTTGCTTTCACTCAAGCCATAGAAACTGCAGCTAGAAACAGGGAAAATGTAGTGTTTGTTGAAATAAGTCCTCACAGAGCGTTGCAGCGAAATATAAAAGAGACCCTAGGAAACGTCactaaggtgttcccttctttGCAGTCTGATGCAGAGTATCAGGCACTCTTTAGCTTGGTAGGAAATCTGTTTGAACTGGGCTACAATCCCAACTGGCAGCACTTTTATGATGGATATCAAAGCATTCCAGTGACCATTCCACGGTATCAGTTTGATCGTAAAAGAGCTATGCCCTCTCTGGATACCCCTCAACAAGCAAACCAAAGTGATGTCAACTCTCGTCATCCTTTGATTTATGTAATCAAGAATAACAACATGGAGTTTGGCTGCCTGCTCTCCCAGGACACCACCTCCTACTTATATGAGCACAAGAACAACGGTGTGGCTTTAGTTCCTGGTGCTTTTTATGTGGAGCTTGGTCTGGCCTGCGTGATGAGCAGCTCAGGACCTAAAATGCCTCTGAGTGCTTGCCAGATGAGCATCATTTTTTCAGCACCGTGTGTTCTCACACAGAGTTCCCAAGTCTTGAATATCAAGCTGAGTccacaaaaagcagcaacagcCTTTGAGATACTCTCTTCCTCCAATGCAGTTTATGCTTCAGGCCAAGTTAGAAAGGTTCCTGAGGCTGCTGTGGAAGAAAGCACCATCTCCTTCCAAGAGGTCTATCACAGATGCACGTCAGTGATTAGCACAGAGAAGGTCTATGAAGCACTGTCTCAGATTGGCTTTCAGTATGGCTCCATATTCAGGCAACTCAGGGATGTGCATTATTGCCAGGAACTAAAGGAAGCTATAACAAGCATCAAGGTGAACAAGGAGACCCTCGGAGAGATGTACAGCTACTGTATCCATCCAGTGCTGCTGGACTGTTTTATGCAGATGACTGCTGTTATGATCTCGAGCACGCAGCAGTCCAGAGCAGGCTTTCCTTCAGGGATAGGCAGCCTGGTGGTGTTGCGACCTTTGGAGGAAGAAATGATGATATATATGAGAACAAGCAAATCCATTGGGAATTGCTTTGAGGTCTGTGGATGCTTCATGGACAAACATGGGTCCGTTTTGGCTGAACTCAAGCGTGTTGCCATCACTTTCATGAAAGCAGCGTCTTCCAGAGACAATGAGTTCATGTTTGAAAACAGATGGTCAGAAGTTTCTCCATCAAAGATGATTGGTCATGTAGAAGCAGTGCCTAGAGTCCTAGTGTTTGCTGACAAATTTGGGATAGCTGAGCAgctcagaaaatatttgcatccTGATTCCAGATATGTTATGTATGAAGACTGGGAATCCCTCTTGGAAGACCACGCAGGGAATCAGATGAAAGCAGAGGTTGAGGATTACGATGAAGTTCTCTTCCTGTGGGGAATTCAAAAGGTGAACGAAGAGTTCCCAAGTAAAGTGGTAGACCAACTCTCAAAGTGTTGTGAAGCCTATCGCCAAGTTATCGTGGCGTTAAGAGAGAAAAGTTCTCACTGTTCAATCCGAGTGATCAGCTacagaacaacagaaagaaacgTAGACCACGTTAACTGTGGGTTTGCATTGCATGGCATGACCAGAACTTGTGTTGTTGAAGTTCCAGAAATCACGTTTCAGATAATCGACCTCAGCTCTTCCAGCTCCCTGGACATCTCAGCATTATCCGATGTCCTTGTCAAATACAGAGGTAAGGATTATCCGGAAGTCTACATCAGCCAAGGAAGAATTTATGCATCTGAAATCAAACGCACTCCTTTTGTAGATGCAGATTACAGCCAGCACGTAAGGTCTCTCCGGAGTTCGGAAACATTCACTTTGTACACTGCTGATCCATACGCAGCAAAAGACTTGTCTGCTGAACTATCCACCAGCATGGCTACTCAGCTGGAAAATCAAAGTGTTGAGATTCAAGTGGATAAGATATGTATCCACTCTGAAGATTATTTTCCCATTAGTGTTTCTAGTCGTAACTTTGGTAATACACTCTACTGGAATTCCCAAGCAGCAGACAAACACAGACTTCTAGCTCTTGATTTCAGTGGCACAGTCACAGCAGTAGGCACAGCTGTGAAGAAAGTCAAAGTGGGCGATCACGTGGTTTCCTGTTATCCGACTGCTGCATCATCCAGAATTCAGGTCCCAGGAACAGTTTGtttaaatgtaaagaaatatcCATGCTTTCAAACCGTCCCTTGTGTGTCCTACTTCATCATTGCATGGGAGATCTTAAATCAGAGGTTACCCAAGGGGAAACATGGCAGAACTTTGGGTATTATTTCTACAGAGCCATCATCAGTGTTATGCCGTGTTCTTTCCGCGGCAGCAGAAGGGGTGGGCTGGAAAACAGTACTTGCAAGGCCCGCTCCTGATATGTTGCAGTATATAAATGCATGCAATGCCCTTGTTATTCTTCCTCCAGTAGGCAGGCTGTCTCAGGAGGATTTGGCCCATATGTACTGTCTGAAAGATGTGGTGATAGTACATGGCCATCAACAGTCGGAATGTATTCAGAACGTCAGTGGACTTGATCATGAAAATATCAGCTTTCATATCCTCATCCTTAGCAGTATCTTCCAGAAGGCATCTCTAAAGGAGCTCCCAAAGGCTGTGCGTGTATGGATCAGTTCTTTAGATATGAAACGGTTTAGACATCTACCAGGCACTGTATTTCAGCAAACTGAGACCTTTGAAAGGCTGCAGTCTGCGATGTGCTCGTTTACCTGCAAATCTGTCCCACTTGCTGtactgagaaagcagaaggacGTCACCGTTGTTTCAGATATCCCATTGTATGAATCTGAGAAGAAGATATTTAAGCAGAATGCTGTTTATGTAGTAGCAGGGGGGCTCACTGGCCTTGGCTTTGAAACTGTGAAATTCATAGCAGCGAATGGAGGAGGGTGTATTGCAATACTCTCCAGGAAAATTCCAAGCGAGGAGAAACAAGAAGAGATGAAGGATTTGCAGCTGAAGCACGAAGGCAGCAAGATAGTGTTTGTGCAGTGTGACATTACTGTGACCAGTGATGTTGAGGAAGCTTTCCAGGTCATTGTAAAATTGTTTGAAGGGTGTCCAGTCAAAGGTGTCTTTCAAAGTGCTGTTGTTCTACACGATGGTCGTCTTGAAGTTCTGAAGTTTGCTGACTTTCAGAAGGTGCTGAGCCCCAAAGTGGCAGGGACCCTAAATCTTCACTGGGCTACAAGAGGCCAACAGCTTGACTACTTTGTGTGCTACTCCTCTGTTACTTCCTTTCTAGGAAACTCCACGCAGGCAAACTACGCAGCTGCAAACTCTTTCCTGGACGTCTTCTGCCTCTACAGGAGGAACTGTGGTCTTTCAGGCCAATCCATTAACTGGGGTGCTTTGAACCTCGGCATATTGCTCAATCAAAACCAGATTCAGAACATTCTGGAATCCAAGGGCATAGATATTCTGGAAGTGCATGAGATTCACGAGTATCTCAAGAAGAGCTTACTTTCAAATAATCCACAGCAAGCTGTCgtcaaattaaattttaaaactttatttaatCATGTTTTTAGCCGAATTCTTTCACTTAAAAATCGGTTTACATCACTCATGTCAGAAGAATTTGGAAGCAAGCTTGAAACCACTGAGAAATCTCAAGTCCAGGATACTGCTTCAGTCAAGTCTGAAGACTATATTACCTCGCTGATGGCTGACCTCACTGGACTGAACCCAGATGAACTGACCATGAATACACCACTATCATCGTTGGGCATAGACTCTATGTTAGCTATGACAATTCAGAACCGTGTCtttcaagaaagaaaggtgGACATTCCTCTTCTGAAACTACTTGATCCTCACACCACTCTGTCAAGTTTAGTAGTAGTTTTAGGAGAAACAACCAATGCAGAAGGAGttgtagagaaaaaaatgtctgcagTTGCAAATGGCGAACAGGAGATCAGGTTATAg